GCGCTCATAAAGGAACCGGCATGTTCACCAACCGGCTGAAACAACAGTGGTCCGAGGGGCGCGCCGCCATCAATGGCTGGCTTTCCATCGGAAACCCCTTCACCGCCGAGATCATGGCGGCGCAGGGCTATGACAGCATCACCATCGACGCCCAGCATGGCGCGCTGGATTACACGGCGGTGCTGCCAATGCTCCAGGCGATGCGCGCCTCGGGGGTGACGCCGATGGTGCGTGTGCCCTGGCGCGAGCCGGGGGCGATCATGAAAGCGCTGGATGCCGGTGCCCAGGGCATCATCTGCCCGATGGTGAATTCCGCCGCCGAGGCCGCCGAATTCGTCAGCTACACCCGCTACCCCCCGCAGGGGCAGCGCAGCTATGGCCCGACCCGCGCGGCGGTGGCCTATGGGGGCTATGGTTCGGCCGCGAATGACCAGGTGCTGGCGCTCGCGATGATCGAGACCCAGGGCGGTGTCGACAATATAGAATCCATCGCCGCCACGCCCGGCCTTGACGGCATCTATATCGGCCCCGCCGATCTGACGCTTGGCACCACCGGCACAAAGCATCCCATCGGGTTTGATCGCGAAGAGCCGGAGCTGATTGCACTGATCCGGCACATCCTCGCGGTCTGCAAGGCAAACAATATCCGTGCCTGCCTGCATTGCGGCACCGCCGATTACGCCGCCCGCGCGATTGGCTGGGGCTTTGATCTGACCACCGTTGGCGGCGACTCGCGGCTGCTGGCGGCGGCGGCCTCGGCCTCTGTCACGAGATGGCGCGATCTGACCGGTGCCGCCCCTGCACCCATTGCCGCGAAAGGGGGCTATTGATGC
This DNA window, taken from Rhodobacter sp. 24-YEA-8, encodes the following:
- a CDS encoding HpcH/HpaI aldolase/citrate lyase family protein; this translates as MFTNRLKQQWSEGRAAINGWLSIGNPFTAEIMAAQGYDSITIDAQHGALDYTAVLPMLQAMRASGVTPMVRVPWREPGAIMKALDAGAQGIICPMVNSAAEAAEFVSYTRYPPQGQRSYGPTRAAVAYGGYGSAANDQVLALAMIETQGGVDNIESIAATPGLDGIYIGPADLTLGTTGTKHPIGFDREEPELIALIRHILAVCKANNIRACLHCGTADYAARAIGWGFDLTTVGGDSRLLAAAASASVTRWRDLTGAAPAPIAAKGGY